The nucleotide sequence GCGATTATTTTTCTTTACAAATCAATTTTCAACCAAATTTGAATTTGCAATCTTCCAAAGTCATATTTTTATCGATAATCAGTATTTTTTCATTTTTAATAAATGTCCCTTTTTAGAGGGGGCTCAATCTTTAAGGTTGAAACAGGTACATGGAATGTCGTCAGTCAAAGAATCCAGGAATTTTGCAGCAATTTCATCATAAAAAAATCTCGTATCCTGCCCGCTGATCTTATAATCTTCGTAATCTTCCTTTAATTTTTTATTCCGGAAAACGTTCTTTTCAAACCAAACCCCGTCGAAAATATACCATTCCCAGATGTTTGTGGCGATCAGGTGTTTAATCTGGCTGTTGTTGTGATCAACTCTTTCCCTGAGGTAATACAGGATCAGTTCTTGAAAAGCTTTGGCATTAGGTTTATCCGGTGAAAGCATTTCCGCTTTATTGCCTGGCCGTTTTACTTCCAGCATAACACCAACCGCCTCGGTAGCAGTTTTTCCGTTATGAATGACAAGGTCTTTCCTATCCTTGGTGTTAATCTCATAATCGCTCTTATACCAGATTTCTTTCAGAAAATCAGCGACGATGTTTTTCAGGTTTTCTTCAGATTCTTTCTCATTAATCCTGCTGAAAAGCCGTTTGAAACCGGTTTTAAAAGATTCCACCTGGTCTCGTCTGAGGCTTGTTTTCCGGTAAGCTTTATTGAGGGATTCCGATGGTTTGAGCAGTTCCAGTTTCATTAGCAATGTTTTGGCCTCTCAAATATAACAATAATAACTCAGCCCGACTTTTTGGAAGATGTTTATCCCCTCCGGGTAATTGGTTGAACTGGTCGATTATTCTGCTACAATACTTGAACCGCTACACGGTAGATGGATTTGCTCGGTTTTTAAAGCAGTAAAGCTGCGGCGGAATGGTGGTACAAAAGGCACGAAAGAAGGAAAATATATATGGCCGGAAGATTCCCGTGCAAACGGGAATCCCATTCATATTCGTATCCGCGTTCTATTTATGAATTCAAAAATCCTTCCTTCTCGCCAGTCGCAGAAATGCCATTACCGGCAGGACCACCCAGAGCATCAGGGCGCAGTAAGCCACCAACATTCCGGTACCGGTGCCTAAAAACTTGCGGAATACCGCCCCGGTATAGCCCATCAGCGCGGAGATATCAAGCTGCAGCATGATCAGGATCCGTGAAAGATCGACCGGGTTGAATAAAGTCATCACCAACGCCAGTTTGTCCTGGGGATATTCTTCGAATAACAGGAGTATCAGCAGGAAAATCCCATCGTAAATCACTGTTAGAAAAAGCCAGATAAAAATGGCAACACCAAAACCTTTTATCGGGCTTTCAAACCGTATTGTTATGAGAAATGCAATGCCGGTGAAAATAAACGTGAGAAAAACGCCGCTTATCAGCAGCACCAAAAAGTTTACAAGCGCTTCGCTGGCCATGATCCCAAAGAATATCAAAGGCAAAGAAGTCCCCAAAATAAAGCTGATGGCAAGGGACAACGACAATCCAAGATATTTTCC is from Bacteroidales bacterium and encodes:
- a CDS encoding ABC transporter permease subunit, whose protein sequence is MFKVLKYSFYDLSRSRWTYAYFLFFLLVTLGLLYFSYDIPRTVISLMNIILILCPLIGTLFGALYYYSSREFIDLLLALPLPRRSIFLGKYLGLSLSLAISFILGTSLPLIFFGIMASEALVNFLVLLISGVFLTFIFTGIAFLITIRFESPIKGFGVAIFIWLFLTVIYDGIFLLILLLFEEYPQDKLALVMTLFNPVDLSRILIMLQLDISALMGYTGAVFRKFLGTGTGMLVAYCALMLWVVLPVMAFLRLARRKDF